AAAACAAGCCTGATTCATAAATTTTTTGACACAATGATGATACATTCACTCTCTTTGTTTCAGTCTTCAAATTAGACACATATTACTCATCATTTATATTTGGGTGTTGTACAGACATATTCTATCATAACTAGATCTTGACAAGAAGAAAAATGCAGCACAATAAAACAATGAGAGATGACTCTAAGATAACAACCACGTCTTTTGTTTTATCTTTAAATTTAGACGAGAGGGACTGCAATCACATTGTTGGAGCAAGTCCAGTTTCACCCAATTAAGTTTACAATACCTACATATTACCATTCGAAAAAGGGACTGCAATGTACTACTGCAGTATAAAGTTAAGAAAGTGCAGTCTATAAACTCAACTAATCAAACATCTACTTTATTATCGACTAGCATACTTCATACAAATGCAAACATCATATTTGAAAAGAATTCTGGATGCTTGTCTATTTAATTGAAATTAGTATATGCTTGGATGATAAATGAGGCTTAGAAATTCAAACATATCACATaacatatattagatatatatcAGACATACTGAAACCCATACAAACTTTTTTTTGAAACCCATACAAACTGAACCCCATAATAAAACAAGTGTCGCTCTAACCAAAACGTTCAAATGATTCAAGTCTTACTGAAATACGAGTAAAACATATTAGATATATATCAGACATAAAACACCATACTGAAATAAAACAAGTGTTACTCTAACCGAAACGTTCAAATGATTCAAGACTTTCATCATACGTACCATAAACTATAAATACATCTTGGCACCCTTCAACCGTGAATCTTCTTTCATCCATATTGTATATATAAATGTTTTCCGCATTACTATTGCCACACAAAAAAACCTGATTGTTGAGTTGAGCAAAGAACTCAAAATCTGGATCAGTATCGTTTTCAGTTATACATAGTTTTGTCCAAGACTTAGGATCCCCATACTCCTCCATCACCCACAATTCATTAGGAACGTGAAACCCATCAGCATAAAAAACAACAACTAATTTCCCACCAAACGCACATAGCTGGGAATACTTAGTTTCATCATAATTAATTGCATACGGCAGCTCGATTTCTTGAAATTCTTCACTTGCTAAACTGAGGGCAGCAATAATCAATGTTGAGTGTCTGCTTCTTACTACCCAGTGAAGATTATTGTTTAAAAGTACCCCTGAACGTTGACTACTGTAAACATGTAGTTGGTAAGGAAAATTGGGCAGTCGGTTCCATGAATTGTTACGTAAACTATACACACGTACATAAGAAGACTCTGGAACAGGCTTATAAGGAATGCAGATAACTTTATAATCATCCGTAGAAGAATCATAACCAAATCCATATGTTCCATCAATACAACTTCCAGCTGAAACCTCCAAGGTATTTCTCGATGTTGGATTTACTAACCAGAGATTATTATATATACCATCCACTAACACATTATTGAATACATAATCCACTAACACAAGCCCATTGCAAGACCCTATTGTCCAAACCCATTGCTCCGGTAGATTCAATCGTTTAGCTGTTAAAGTTGCGGGAGTGATTTGGGTGTTGAGTTGTTTAATATCAACTGAGCACATAGAAGCACCATTTTCCGGAAATAAAATCAGGTGGGTGGGGTTAGGATTGGGGTTGTTTTTGGTGAATTTTTGAATATGAGATTTGATAAATTCGGGACTGGAAATAAGTGAGTACCATTGTTTTGAAACCGATTTGAAACGGCCTAGGGATTTAGGTTGCAGAAAAGGTAGAATCTCTTCTACGAGGTCCGGTGGAAGATGGTTTAGAGCAGACATTGGGTTAGTGTACCGTAATCTGATTGTATTTTTTGCTTCCATGGTCAGAACAGGGTTAGAATGGCTCAACCTgctagctaggtggacctgatggTAGAAAATTATGTAAATTAAGAACATTATCGAATGTTTAGTTATCTTACTTAGCGGTATTTATCTAAATCAGATATAATTAACTATTTATATTAGTCAAGCAGTTAACTGTTTTTTACTAATTTTACACaacttatatatttagttatttacaTAATAACTTCAGATTGAACATTGAATTATAATACACTAAAAATGTTTAAATATAAATTCAATAATGTTATCGTTAAGATACTAAAATATGATAAttatgtgatattaatatattatgAACCAATAAGTCAATGGCGGTGGTTGTTATCAGACGGAAATATAGAAAAGG
This genomic window from Rutidosis leptorrhynchoides isolate AG116_Rl617_1_P2 chromosome 2, CSIRO_AGI_Rlap_v1, whole genome shotgun sequence contains:
- the LOC139889008 gene encoding F-box/kelch-repeat protein At3g23880-like, with the translated sequence MNLSGLLEEILNVKNCESTNANVKNSQPQTLTKLEFGHSHLTSSPFLWSVATATISLLIPKSIQVHLASRLSHSNPVLTMEAKNTIRLRYTNPMSALNHLPPDLVEEILPFLQPKSLGRFKSVSKQWYSLISSPEFIKSHIQKFTKNNPNPNPTHLILFPENGASMCSVDIKQLNTQITPATLTAKRLNLPEQWVWTIGSCNGLVLVDYVFNNVLVDGIYNNLWLVNPTSRNTLEVSAGSCIDGTYGFGYDSSTDDYKVICIPYKPVPESSYVRVYSLRNNSWNRLPNFPYQLHVYSSQRSGVLLNNNLHWVVRSRHSTLIIAALSLASEEFQEIELPYAINYDETKYSQLCAFGGKLVVVFYADGFHVPNELWVMEEYGDPKSWTKLCITENDTDPDFEFFAQLNNQVFLCGNSNAENIYIYNMDERRFTVEGCQDVFIVYGTYDESLESFERFG